The genome window GTAAAGCAATGGATCAAGGCATAAAAATTGAGCATATGTCATTTTCCAATgaaaccctttttttatttaatggtagcattatttaagaatttattatcAAAAAGATTGGCACTTAGGCTTTTATATATTAGCATTATGTGTTTCAACGTTTgaatttgttgtattttgattgtttttttaattttatttcttgcGCCACCTAATTCTGTCCATGTTCCTGTTTAGGTCacctaaatttaattatttttaatttaaacattaatgtttaattttgtttttgtttgttttggtcactttattttttttctgaaaacaaGGGTggtttttttttgcataaatatgCTATTTTTCAAGGTAAAGCTGGTGCCCCTAGGTCTCTTGAGAACAGTCCTCGGAGGACCTTATCATGATAGAGCACAATGATGTTGCTTGTAAAATTGAAATCCGAGATGAGAAGGAGGATGCATGAGCCATCTGAGACTGGACCTTTTTTGCATCAATGATGCGGTGGATCTCTTGAGGTTCTTAATAGTGATTCTTAATTGACCAAAATTCATCGTCAGGTAGGCCTAGTTACGACAAGGCTAAGATGCAAATTTAGCAATTTTATCAAGGTGAAACATCTCCCGTTCATTTCTGATTTCTTCTAGTGTTGTGGTTATTGTTGGTTTGTCTTTCTCCACTTTGGTAATTATTTTGCAAACATAGCATTTGGGTATCAGTTTGtagtgtttttatttatcatttgtaCTATGTGTCGTATCTTTGTATTCTTATTGTTCACAGTTCCTACTAATGGaagtattttctttaaaaaatgcTCCAAATCTTTCTACTCTTCATACATATGGAATTTAATCCCCTACTTTCTTTTCaaagaatttagtccctctacttttcaaatttaaaaatataaatccaattgttaacactattaaaattatccagcaaatttaagtccattacatcattattttcttttccatcaaatgagtatttatttatttcaaaatgataCATCagtgaaattaataaaaaaattaatttaatggtGTTAACTATTGGACTTGAAGATAAAACTTGAATAGTGAATTTATTACCCAAGTCGAccttgaaaataaaaagcatCAAACATAGTATTATAACCTTGAATCAATTGCATTTTTTAGGTGAAGTATATTTcgtaattacaaataatttgtataattacaattagacttaattaatataatactcaaacgaaatcataattacaatcaatacatttatataactacaattaagatcaaattattaaataaaaaattggctaataattaaaatataattggatttagattaaaataaatttagataatatCCACGTAGGgtagaatttaaattaaaataaattttaattagcagtaatgaaaatcaaatcgatacacttaaaatcataaaagaaaaagtttaaaaagggGTGGGAAATGCAGAAGCAATAGGATGATCAGCTGATTTTTCAAGCCTTTGGACTTGAGTAGTTAAACCAAGATGAGCCATAATAAGAGCAACATGAGTGAGTAGCTCACCACCATGCCTCAATTGTTGTGCATGTTCCTCCCATGTGCATCGACTTGCACCATAGACCATCATCTCCATCCACACTTCGCTTATCATTTTCCACTTCTCCTCGTGATCCCACCTCTCTTCACGAACCAAGCTTTGTAATTGCTTCGCAAATTTGATTCCATCCCATAATGCCCCATTTTCAGAAAGTTTATTACACCCAAAGGACAGTAATGCTTCATTGAATTCCTCCATGGAaactttcatctttttcttcggAGATATTCTCTGGGTTTGTTGGTAAGTTTCTTTGTTCACTATGTCACTGAACCCTTTCGGCAGCATTGTAGGTCGAACCAATACCAGATACATCATGTAATCGGACAAAGATTTGCTGCTTTCACAAACCGGATTGAACAACGTGCTCCTCCGATGCTTCGAGAGATCGTTGTAATAAACGAGGGAGGTAGCGATGTGCCACACGAAGATTTGACGGGGGAAATCTGTGGTTTTCAATTTCCAATACTCATCCTTCTCATCTGGATCAAAGCCTTTCTCTTGGAGAACATTGTCACCTCTCTCCGCCAAAATCTTCTCCAGGCACTCAAGCTTAAACCGACCTTTTTCGAACTTGGAACGCTTCTCATTCAGGTGATTATAGATGAACTTCTTTAACTCGATATCAACTTCCTTCCACTTCGTGTACCAAAACTTCTGCAAAAGGTCACCGGGGTCAATAAACTTTAAGATCTGAGCAAATTGGTTTGCCTTGGCCTTCACGCAATACTCTAAAAAATCATGTTGTGCCATTTTTTGTATTCCCTCCTGCGACTTGATCAAATGTAACCTGTTTTGAACAAGCCGATAGTATAGCTTAAGCCTTTTGTGTCCTCTAACAGCGTACCTGAGAATCGTCCACTTGGAACGAATGTGCATGTAAAATGAATAGCTCTCGAGCCAAACCGCTCCTAACAGCAGCGTGTAGGTGACGACAACATCAACGGTCGAATCTTCGATCTTGCGATAGAGAACTGAAAAAGCTATCAGCActgaaagaagagagaaaaaacaGATGCAACGAAGAGCTAAGCTCACAATATGGTGTCTGTGTTGTAGGGGGTTCTTGGTGTAGAGCAAATCGTAAAGGAATTCGAGTTCGATCTTGACAAAATTGAAGGCCTCGGCTGCTGTCCTTGTACTAGGATTGAGGTAGACCATTTCATCGTGAAATGCTTTCGAGATCTGAAACGGGAGATCAGTAAACAGAGGCTTGAAAACTTCAAACGCTGAGTCTACCTCCCGAAGAAACCTTACTTCCGAAGTAATCCTTGGATCTCCTATAAAACCTCTCTTTTCCGAAGGATCAAAAAGGCCGGTTCGGATCATTTCTCTCATTTCACTTCTAGCAGCACTGTCGCTAGTGCTTGGATTTTCCGTTTTCGGGGCAGAGTAAAAGTACTTCATGAGCTGCTTGGGATTTGCACATCTAAGAGCCCATATCCTTTCCAGATACTTTAAAACTCCCCCAATGAACAACAGAATAGCCATAGCATTTAGCATGGTATTCGATCGAAACCGCACATAAATATAAATCGCCTCGCCGATTTGGAAGAACATTCCAAGAAAGTGGCGCAACCAAAGCTCATTGTCCTCCAAAGAGTAAGCAGTGATATTGTAAGGGCTGCCGAGATGCCATAGAAGAAAAGGGGTCCAAAAGACAATGAGTCCTTCTTTTAATTCGGAGCTGCCTCGAAGAAGGGTACTAAGCACAAGGGTCGCCATCCAATCTGCTGAGAGATATATTAGCCAAGCAATTACTGCTATCAATGGCACCCAGTTTCCAGTATATTTCTTTCGTTTCCTCCCGAAATAAACaagaagaaattgaagaataagACTCAACATAACCATAGAACGAAGCTCCCATTTACTCCAAAATTTTTTGACAATTTCAGAGAACAACCTCTTCAAGACTGAGTCCTTAATCTCTACATAAAGTAGAGAGATGGCAACTGAAAATTGAAAATCTCAATTAGCTTagataaaataaggaaaaaaaaagttcattgaaaagatattcaatttaatagttaaacAAATTCCTTTCTCCAATTATCGAAGTAAGTCATATTAGTTGATTCTATAGAAACAAACTTTCGAGTTTGAATGAAAAACCTACGATGCGTAACACAACCAATATTATAAACATCTGGTTTAAAACAAGCAGCTGGATCATAAAATACCCTTTGTAGacagcaaagaaaataaaatacatacattgAGGATGTTAATAACTTAATGAATGCTAAgtgagaaattaaaatgaacaaattttaCTACTAATCATCACAGCAATATATGCTTACTTGCAAATAGCATCGCTCAACTGCTATTTTCCAGTAAACTTCAACAAATATCTAATCCAATACCATCCACCCCATATCTTGACTGTAAATTTGGAGAAACATACATTCTTTTAGGAAGCTTTCTTGGAAAATAATTTCATGGAATTGAAGACAGTTGAAAGAGGGGAATTATATAAGGAAAGAAAACCATGCATTGATCCTTTATATTGAAACATACAAAGGGCAAAGAACGTGTAAAATGTGGGCATGATTCATGAATATTGTAAGGCAAAGTCCCATAGCCCAAGAAAAGAATTTTCACCATAACACTGAAAATGTTCTTTATTATATTCTTGgaggaagaagagaaaaagatgtTTCCCAATAAAAGATTTCTTGTACTGTGGAAAAACAAAGTTATAAGGGAgtgttttattgatttaaaacttgaaattttaccaaataaaaggaaatatttaCACGTTTTATGTTATGCAGAAAGCATGAGAGTGGAATCAAAGCAAAGCAATAGGAAAATGGCATTTGAAGAGGAATGGATCAAGGAATTAAAGTTAAGTACATATggcatttttttaatatatggaTTTATAGTTATACTAGATAAAAGggctatatatattttttgaatattaatcTTGTTAAAGGTTCttatcatatctgctcttttgatacaatgcttagaactaccCGTAGTCCctccctaacccttaaataggaggataatgtgcttcagcgcactcaaaccCACGTTCTCTTATACTGACAACAATATCGATATCAATCAAGCTAAGACCCAATCAACAAAAGagctatatattttataaatatttgcaatttaaaaaaaatgaaactttattttataaatatgaagagTACTATCAATTTGCATACTCCGGTCTAGCCAACTTCTTGTCATTTGTTAGGAATTGCCATCCAAGTTATCGCTAATGCTACGTTTGCCAAAAgtattatttttcatcatcttttagTATGTGAGTTAGCAATAAACtaatttcaatcaataatttttagTCACTCACATGACTTGTTTTGAAAAAAGAGGAGGAAACTTTTTCgctatttcaagtttaaaagtACATTAACTAGTCTTTATTTTATGCCAGACTAtcatgatataatatatatatatatatatacacacacgtaataaataagatttttcCGTGAATAACCAAACGAGTAGTACTCTTCAATTTTCAAAGCTGCCCTAGCTGAGGGAGGTGTTCTATTGTATCCCTTTACCAAATCTTGAGCCAATAGTATCTAATTCCTTGCCATGATGTTAGGTAGATGTTTGGCCAAGCCTCTTTACTAGCACTCTAGTGATGCACTTGTAAATGAATGAACAAAAGATATGGGTCAATCTTCTTTAGCGCTACTTACATTAGAATTCTTTGGCATTGAAACTACCATGGCTGAATTGAAACCTAGGGTTAGCTTCCTtatctagaaaaaaaaatgtcatcCTAGATTTTTGTCCAAAGAAAATTTCCTCAGCTTCCATTAATTAGAAAACCCAATCAAactgataattaaaatatatttggacctacattaaaataattctaGACATGATCTACTCATGATTTACCCAATGTGAGACTTGAGTCTTGGGTCACAAAATTCTCAAGACCTCAACCTCACTATTAAACCAAAATCTCATTGacatataacttttaaataaagaGTTAATCGCACTAGACATCCCCAAATTATGACACTCATTATAAATTGGTctctaaacttcaaaatattctaattacgTCCCCAAACTATTGATGTTTTATCACTTAagtctttttattattaaaatcattagtttaaatattaaatgaaacaacAGATCTTATGTGgcacaatttaaaataaaaattttaaagaaaagtaaaacattgatgaacttttaaaagtaaaaaccaaaaataaaataaaaccaagaaAAGAGAGAGTAGATGATAAAGCTTCTGTCAAGGCTTTCAAAACCTCAAACCAAGATTTTTACAACATCCATTTTCacaatattcatttttcttattttcattttaaattcatcGATGAAATATAACATCTAATTTAACGGCTAAATTAACGATTTTAgtaacaaaataaacttatttatataACATTGACGGTTTAAAGATGtgattaaaatggtttaaagtTTGAGGATATCTGGTTTAATTAACTCTTAAAAGATAAACTCAATCTCTCATTTAACATACAATCTCCATTGAGTATAAGACTACAAATTAAAAGGACACAAAtataacccaaaaataataacaataatttagaggttttcttttaaatatttaaactttgcccattcaaaattttttttattgaacattaatctcattataggttctttttgatataatgtCTAGAACTATTCATAGCTTCTCTCCAACctttaaataagaagataatatGGCTTCAATGCACTCGAGCTTACGTCCTCCTGcattaacaataatactaatacCAATTGAGCTAAGATTCAATCAACTTGTCCtttcaaatttaaaacccaaagtttgaaacataaaaatattttgtccATTCAAATTTAAGCATGCAAATGGTCATTGTATTCACATTAacgtaaattttagaccattgaaaatcttttctttttttcttttaagtgtCATCTTATATAACGAATTAATCCTTGTGGATCTAGGTGGTCAATTTTCAAGGGTCATCGTCGTTGTTCAACAAGTCCTTGTTCAAAGTCCTTATGCAAAGACCGTTCACCCCGATTAAGTTAATTGGTTACTTGTATATTCAATTGATTATTGTATCAGTAGGAAATTACATGTTGTAATTATGTTTTGGATTCATACATAGTTTTGTTCACATTTTGGTCCGTCAGTTTAACAAACTCGGTCCAAATTAGGACTGAGCTTGAAATAAATCCTTGATAATTCCGTTCAAATCCGGCTtccaattattatttaaataataaaaatattttatttgaaatataatttttaaatatatatatatactaaaatgaaaatatgttacttcttatttgaatttgaaattcgACTCAATTAATCCAAGCCCTAACTCAATCCAACTCAATTTGCTCATAAAAAGTTAATTATCGGAACTCGTCCAACccaaatttgaattaatatagATCTAAATTGATTCATACCCAAAGCGATTCGAATATGAAATGACTCGAATGTAAAATAATTCGAACTTGTAATGAAATGATTCGAACCTGAAACaacttaaacataaaatgattCAAGCTCGAAATTAGCTCAAACCcaaaataacttgaaattttttaagtaattcaaAGTGACTCAACCCATCTAATTGATAGGTCGAAATGAAATTGATAatctttttgttgtttaataATAAGGGTTAACTGcatcataaatttcaaactaTGATATGATTTCTAAATTgattctcaaattttaatatattctaagtgagtgatcaaaatatcattaatattgTAACAATCTGATCATTTCATCATCTCAACTAGCAACTTGGACATTAAATGCTAACTCGAATTTGacatgaataatattaaaaacacggatcaaaatttaaacatgtgtACCTATCAAATAGGTAACTTGGAtctaacatattaaaaacatccTCCTAAATTTTAATGCTTATTATTTTCAACACATTAAATCTAAGTTGTCCATGCTTGCAATAGTTACatgttttttcaaatatatgagCTAGAATTTGCAGCCCAAACCATGTTGATAGCCAGGCTAATGAGAGATGCGATATTGATACTTGGAACATTTCATTagcatgttataaaatttgaagaacAATTTCAAATTGACCTCTTCAATGGCGGTAACTTTTGATATGCTTTTTCTTCGCACATCAA of Gossypium raimondii isolate GPD5lz chromosome 3, ASM2569854v1, whole genome shotgun sequence contains these proteins:
- the LOC105795439 gene encoding uncharacterized protein LOC105795439; translated protein: MLFAIAISLLYVEIKDSVLKRLFSEIVKKFWSKWELRSMVMLSLILQFLLVYFGRKRKKYTGNWVPLIAVIAWLIYLSADWMATLVLSTLLRGSSELKEGLIVFWTPFLLWHLGSPYNITAYSLEDNELWLRHFLGMFFQIGEAIYIYVRFRSNTMLNAMAILLFIGGVLKYLERIWALRCANPKQLMKYFYSAPKTENPSTSDSAARSEMREMIRTGLFDPSEKRGFIGDPRITSEVRFLREVDSAFEVFKPLFTDLPFQISKAFHDEMVYLNPSTRTAAEAFNFVKIELEFLYDLLYTKNPLQHRHHIVSLALRCICFFSLLSVLIAFSVLYRKIEDSTVDVVVTYTLLLGAVWLESYSFYMHIRSKWTILRYAVRGHKRLKLYYRLVQNRLHLIKSQEGIQKMAQHDFLEYCVKAKANQFAQILKFIDPGDLLQKFWYTKWKEVDIELKKFIYNHLNEKRSKFEKGRFKLECLEKILAERGDNVLQEKGFDPDEKDEYWKLKTTDFPRQIFVWHIATSLVYYNDLSKHRRSTLFNPVCESSKSLSDYMMYLVLVRPTMLPKGFSDIVNKETYQQTQRISPKKKMKVSMEEFNEALLSFGCNKLSENGALWDGIKFAKQLQSLVREERWDHEEKWKMISEVWMEMMVYGASRCTWEEHAQQLRHGGELLTHVALIMAHLGLTTQVQRLEKSADHPIASAFPTPF